A single Chlamydia suis DNA region contains:
- a CDS encoding polymorphic outer membrane protein middle domain-containing protein: MKWMSATAVFAAVLPSVSGFCFPESKELNFSRTGTSSSSTTFTETIAEDGAEYIVSGNASFTNFTNIPVKTTTSNTSTSTTTPNSKPSADTTQTGKLVSAASSSSSTTENTTDTPDPKGGGAFYNQFSGVLSFMTRSGTEGSLTLSNIKMTGDGGAIFSQGDLLFTDLTGLTIQGNLSQQSGGGIFGGSKISLSGITQATFSSNAAEIVVAEETPPTEKPETSSTAKPETVTAPTTTPIPPTTTPTPTPTTVSTSSESNSSASARSRFICASANPTTGSDTSSDHRPGSGGAVYAKGDFTVSDSKAIVFSTNKASKDGGAIFAEKNILFENIGSLKVQNNGAEEKGGGIYAQGNLSIQSSKQILFNSNTSKQGGGALYIEGDVKFQDLEELHIKYNKSGTFETKKVSLSLPKSPDKNSLAASSTSESNTASSQSGSGTASPQSGSDTASPQPGPDAGTPTPTPVTAKGGGIYTDKNLSISNVTGIIEIANNKATDVGGGAYVKGALTCENSHRLQFLKNSSDKKGGGLYTEDSITLSNLTGKTLFQENTAKEEGGGLFIKEDKPLIMKGLDSFCLINNTSAKSGGGAYVSKEISQTYTATSEEFPGITPVHGETIITGNKATGGSGGGVCTKRLALSNLQTVLLSENSASENGGGAYTCPDTFPPVADSSTTTGTPPSTATSSTTGTPSPAGAAGAAASSSLFFLTAATDPAAATPKADQESDPKADKDFLIDYVVNTTISKNTATKKGAGVYAKKAKLSRIDALNISENSAQETGGGICCTESLELDAIVSLSATGNRAGKEGGALHAKTLTVSNLQSGFSFSNNTANSSSTGTATTATQPAASPGAALPQASAGGSSTSSPTTTPQPTSSQQTPSQNPLTYAGVVGGAIYGETVSFSKCSGLCQFSGNSAIDNTPSNPSLNVQGGAIYAKTSLSIEAEDSSTSYVFAGNSVSSGKAQTKGQIAGGAICSPTITLKCPTTFSKNTASMATATSSSGSPKDTIGGAIAGTTISLSGTSRFSENAADLGAAIGTLDLKATNGSPQTPADTEKISLENGSFSFEKNKANKRGAIYAPTVSIKGNNITFNQNTSTHDGSAIYFTKDATIESLGSVLFTGNNVTAEQANSQTSGQNTNTKNYGAAIFGDPVSSQQPQTDTTLKLIASSGNITFSNNSQNTTPDSPAKKFCSIAGYVNLSLQAAQGRSISFFDCIHTSTKNAGQTQNSYASLNINESVGDKTYSGTISFSSELHENKSYIPQKVVLHNGTLVLKENTELHVVSFEQKPGSSLIMEPGAVLSNQNIANGALAINGLTIDLSSMGTPKAGEIFSPPELRIVATSSNSQGAGGGSNSGVGGVGGKVTASKELYTAAASSAPGAASPAMGDNKVFLTGNLTLIDPNGNFYQNPLLGTDLSNVPLIKLPSNTNDIDVSALTLSGDLAPKKGYIGTWTLNPDPQTGKIVANWKFDMYRRWVYIPRDNHFYANSILGSQNSMIVVKQGLINNMLSNARFDDIAYNNFWVSGVGTFLAQQGTPLSEEFSYYSRGTSVAIDAKPRPDFILGAAFSKMVGRTKAIKKVHNYFHKGSEYSYQASVYGGKFLYFLLNKQHGWALPFLLQGVVSYGHIKHDTTTRYPSIHELNKGDWEDLGWLADLRVSMDLKEPSKNSSKRVSLYGELEYSSIRQKSFTEIDYDPRHFDDCAYRNLSVPVGCSFEGAIMSYDILMYNKLSLAYMPSIYRNSPVCKYRVLSSNETGEVVCGVPTRTSARAEYSTQLYLGPFWTLYGNYTIDVGMYTLSQMTSCGARMIF; the protein is encoded by the coding sequence ATGAAATGGATGTCAGCTACTGCTGTGTTTGCTGCTGTTCTTCCTTCGGTCTCAGGGTTTTGTTTCCCAGAATCTAAAGAATTGAATTTCTCTCGCACAGGCACCTCTTCTTCTTCTACAACCTTTACAGAAACTATTGCTGAGGACGGCGCAGAATATATTGTCTCTGGTAACGCATCCTTTACCAATTTCACGAATATTCCTGTTAAGACAACGACCTCGAATACATCAACCTCTACCACAACCCCCAATAGCAAGCCTTCTGCCGATACAACTCAAACAGGAAAACTGGTCAGTGCCGCTTCCTCTTCTTCTAGTACCACCGAAAACACTACGGACACTCCAGATCCTAAAGGAGGTGGAGCTTTCTATAATCAGTTTTCCGGAGTTTTATCATTTATGACGCGATCAGGGACCGAAGGTTCTCTGACTCTGTCTAACATCAAAATGACTGGGGATGGAGGAGCGATTTTCTCTCAAGGAGATCTGCTTTTCACAGACCTTACGGGGTTGACTATCCAAGGGAACCTTTCTCAACAGTCTGGAGGGGGAATCTTTGGAGGTTCTAAGATCTCTTTATCCGGAATCACTCAAGCCACATTCTCGTCCAACGCCGCAGAAATCGTTGTTGCAGAAGAAACCCCTCCTACCGAAAAACCAGAAACCTCTTCTACCGCAAAACCAGAAACCGTAACAGCACCAACAACAACACCAATACCACCAACAACAACACCAACACCAACCCCAACAACAGTCTCTACCTCCTCTGAATCAAATTCTTCTGCTTCTGCTCGTAGTCGTTTCATTTGCGCTTCAGCTAATCCAACTACAGGAAGCGATACCAGTTCGGATCATAGACCTGGATCCGGAGGTGCTGTCTATGCTAAAGGAGATTTCACTGTCTCTGACTCTAAAGCAATCGTTTTTTCAACAAACAAAGCTAGCAAAGATGGCGGAGCAATCTTTGCTGAAAAAAATATTCTTTTTGAAAACATTGGTTCATTAAAAGTCCAAAACAATGGAGCAGAGGAAAAAGGCGGGGGTATCTATGCTCAAGGCAACCTCTCGATTCAGTCTTCTAAACAAATCCTGTTTAACTCCAATACCAGCAAGCAAGGAGGCGGAGCTCTTTACATCGAAGGGGATGTAAAATTCCAAGATCTTGAAGAACTTCACATTAAATACAATAAATCTGGCACGTTTGAAACGAAAAAAGTCTCCTTATCGCTACCAAAATCACCTGATAAAAACTCGTTAGCCGCATCTTCCACATCTGAATCGAACACAGCATCTTCCCAATCTGGATCGGGCACAGCATCTCCCCAATCTGGATCGGACACAGCATCTCCCCAACCTGGACCGGACGCAGGAACACCTACTCCTACACCTGTAACAGCGAAAGGAGGAGGGATATATACTGACAAAAATCTTTCTATCTCCAACGTTACAGGGATCATCGAGATTGCGAATAATAAAGCAACAGATGTTGGAGGAGGCGCTTATGTAAAAGGGGCGCTCACTTGCGAAAACTCACACCGCTTACAATTTCTGAAAAACTCCTCCGATAAAAAAGGCGGAGGACTTTACACAGAAGATAGCATTACCCTATCCAATCTGACCGGAAAGACTTTATTCCAAGAGAACACTGCTAAAGAAGAAGGTGGCGGACTTTTCATCAAAGAAGATAAGCCCCTTATCATGAAGGGTCTTGATAGCTTTTGCCTGATCAACAACACTTCTGCGAAAAGCGGTGGGGGTGCCTACGTCTCCAAAGAAATATCTCAGACCTATACTGCCACCAGTGAAGAGTTCCCGGGCATTACTCCTGTACATGGCGAAACAATCATTACTGGGAATAAAGCTACAGGAGGTAGCGGTGGCGGGGTCTGCACAAAACGTCTTGCTCTATCTAATCTCCAGACCGTCTTATTATCTGAAAATTCTGCATCAGAAAATGGAGGCGGAGCCTATACATGTCCGGATACATTTCCTCCTGTAGCTGATTCTTCGACCACAACAGGAACCCCACCCTCAACAGCAACCTCATCCACAACAGGAACCCCATCCCCCGCAGGAGCAGCCGGAGCCGCTGCATCCTCTTCTTTATTTTTCTTAACAGCAGCCACAGATCCTGCCGCTGCTACTCCTAAAGCGGATCAAGAGAGCGATCCTAAAGCGGACAAGGATTTTTTAATCGACTATGTCGTCAACACCACGATTAGTAAAAATACTGCAACAAAAAAGGGTGCTGGTGTTTACGCCAAAAAAGCTAAACTATCCCGTATAGACGCTCTTAACATCTCCGAAAACTCTGCTCAGGAAACGGGTGGGGGGATCTGCTGTACAGAATCTTTAGAATTAGATGCTATTGTCTCCCTATCCGCAACTGGTAACCGCGCAGGGAAAGAAGGCGGAGCTCTTCATGCAAAAACTTTAACCGTTTCTAATTTACAATCAGGATTCTCTTTCTCAAACAATACAGCAAACTCTTCTTCTACAGGAACCGCAACAACCGCAACACAACCCGCTGCTTCTCCAGGTGCAGCTTTACCTCAAGCTTCTGCAGGAGGCTCTTCAACGTCCTCACCAACAACGACCCCACAACCAACGTCCTCACAACAAACGCCCTCACAAAACCCCCTAACATATGCAGGAGTAGTAGGAGGCGCAATTTATGGGGAGACGGTCTCCTTCTCCAAGTGTAGCGGACTTTGTCAATTTTCAGGCAACTCTGCCATAGATAATACCCCTTCTAACCCCTCTTTAAATGTCCAGGGTGGAGCCATCTACGCAAAAACGTCTTTATCTATAGAGGCGGAAGATTCTAGCACTTCTTATGTCTTTGCTGGGAACAGCGTCTCTAGTGGGAAGGCTCAAACCAAAGGGCAAATAGCCGGTGGAGCGATCTGCTCTCCTACAATCACATTAAAATGCCCAACTACATTTTCTAAGAACACCGCTTCCATGGCAACAGCAACTTCCTCATCCGGAAGCCCTAAGGATACCATTGGAGGAGCCATCGCAGGGACTACGATTTCCCTATCAGGGACTTCTCGCTTTTCTGAAAATGCAGCAGATTTAGGAGCTGCCATAGGAACCTTGGACTTGAAAGCGACTAACGGGTCTCCACAAACTCCTGCTGATACTGAAAAAATTTCTCTAGAGAATGGCTCCTTCTCATTCGAAAAAAATAAAGCGAATAAACGCGGAGCTATTTACGCGCCGACCGTTTCCATTAAAGGGAACAACATCACATTTAACCAAAATACATCTACACATGATGGGAGCGCGATTTATTTTACTAAAGACGCAACCATTGAATCTTTGGGATCCGTTCTTTTTACTGGGAATAACGTAACCGCTGAGCAAGCAAACTCCCAAACTTCTGGCCAAAACACCAATACAAAAAACTATGGTGCTGCCATCTTTGGGGATCCTGTAAGCTCCCAGCAACCTCAAACCGATACAACTTTAAAACTCATTGCTTCCTCTGGGAATATTACTTTCAGCAATAACAGCCAAAATACAACTCCAGACAGCCCAGCTAAAAAGTTCTGCAGTATCGCAGGATATGTGAATCTATCTTTACAAGCCGCGCAAGGAAGATCGATTAGTTTCTTTGATTGCATCCATACCTCCACGAAAAACGCTGGCCAAACACAAAATAGTTATGCATCTCTAAATATCAATGAATCTGTTGGAGACAAAACCTATTCAGGGACAATATCTTTCTCTTCAGAACTCCATGAAAATAAATCGTATATTCCACAGAAAGTTGTCTTGCATAACGGAACACTTGTTCTTAAAGAAAACACGGAATTACATGTAGTTTCCTTTGAACAGAAACCTGGCTCAAGTTTGATCATGGAGCCAGGAGCCGTATTGTCTAACCAAAATATAGCTAACGGAGCCTTAGCTATTAATGGACTAACTATTGACTTATCTAGTATGGGAACTCCGAAAGCAGGAGAAATCTTCTCTCCTCCTGAATTACGTATTGTTGCCACTTCTTCCAATTCGCAAGGGGCAGGAGGAGGCAGTAATAGCGGAGTAGGCGGAGTAGGCGGAAAGGTAACCGCCTCTAAAGAGCTCTATACAGCAGCCGCCTCCTCAGCTCCTGGCGCAGCTAGTCCAGCTATGGGCGATAATAAGGTTTTCTTAACGGGAAATCTTACTTTAATCGATCCTAACGGCAACTTTTACCAAAATCCCCTCTTAGGAACAGATCTATCCAATGTCCCGTTAATCAAATTGCCAAGCAATACCAATGATATCGATGTTTCTGCTTTAACTCTCTCTGGAGACCTTGCTCCTAAGAAAGGATATATAGGAACTTGGACTTTGAATCCCGATCCACAAACAGGGAAGATTGTCGCTAATTGGAAATTTGATATGTATCGTCGCTGGGTATATATCCCAAGAGACAATCATTTCTATGCGAACTCAATTTTAGGTTCCCAAAATTCCATGATTGTCGTGAAGCAAGGGCTTATCAACAATATGTTGAGCAATGCTCGTTTCGATGATATTGCTTACAACAACTTCTGGGTTTCTGGGGTGGGAACTTTCTTAGCTCAACAAGGGACTCCCCTCTCAGAAGAATTTAGTTATTATAGCCGAGGAACTTCTGTAGCCATTGATGCAAAACCTAGACCAGATTTCATCTTGGGAGCTGCTTTCAGTAAAATGGTTGGAAGAACCAAAGCGATTAAGAAAGTACATAATTATTTCCATAAAGGGTCCGAATACTCTTATCAGGCCTCTGTCTATGGAGGGAAGTTCCTGTATTTCTTACTCAATAAACAACATGGCTGGGCATTACCCTTCTTATTACAAGGGGTTGTCTCTTATGGGCATATTAAACACGATACGACTACTCGCTATCCTTCTATTCATGAGCTAAATAAAGGAGATTGGGAGGATCTCGGATGGTTAGCAGATCTACGTGTTTCTATGGATCTTAAAGAGCCATCTAAAAATTCTTCTAAACGAGTTTCTCTTTATGGAGAACTTGAGTACTCCAGCATTCGTCAAAAATCATTTACAGAGATCGATTACGATCCACGACACTTTGATGATTGCGCCTATAGAAACCTATCAGTTCCTGTCGGCTGCTCTTTTGAAGGTGCTATCATGAGCTATGATATCCTTATGTATAACAAGTTATCTTTAGCTTACATGCCTTCTATCTATAGAAATAGCCCTGTTTGTAAATATCGAGTCTTATCTTCGAATGAGACAGGCGAGGTTGTTTGCGGAGTCCCTACAAGAACGTCTGCTAGAGCAGAATACAGTACACAACTATATCTAGGACCCTTCTGGACCTTATACGGAAATTATACTATAGATGTAGGCATGTACACTCTGTCACAAATGACTAGCTGCGGAGCTCGCATGATATTCTAA